The Thalassoroseus pseudoceratinae genome has a segment encoding these proteins:
- the rho gene encoding transcription termination factor Rho has translation MPTQGSTSTARTTRRRVSRKKSTAEDTVNDESTSAETENAESSLNEDSAAEETKKSKSTTTRRRRTTRKKAEAEPEPTADDGATETDDFGAGIEPEPKTKTRRRRTKAMTTKASTTKTRTRKSAKTKAEEPEADEPKAEAVESPPVEPVASAKEESAEFVESQSESRQDEVQSSSESDERSSSADTRPPRNSDDESGGRRRRRRRRRRSRDNDNQNSGGSHNSRGNRGRSRTTRTRSYDQSNEDITGTIEGVLELHPKNYGFLRSPEKNYSAQDSDAFVSSSFIDKHGLREGVLIRGEVGPGTKGQGPRLKSIETIDGRTIEEYQKIRHFDELTPVNPFEQIRLETGPRPITMRVMDLLTPIGKGQRALLVAPPRSGKTMLLHDIAAAVSENHPEMKLMVLLIDERPEEVTEIRRSTNGEVIASSMDREVESHIRVSQLLIERAKRLAEAGGEVFVLLDSITRTARAFNKWVGNSGRTGTGGLDVKAMDIPRKIFGTARRFEEGGSLTILATALIDTGSRMDDAIFQEFKGTGNMEAILSRDLADRRIWPALDIGKSGTRREEKILEPETLDTVTLLRRSLVSLNPTEAMEELTRKLEMFPSNAEFLQKIRNVL, from the coding sequence ATGCCAACTCAGGGTTCAACGTCGACTGCTCGCACCACTCGTCGTCGCGTGTCTCGCAAAAAGTCTACCGCGGAAGACACTGTGAATGACGAGTCAACTTCCGCCGAGACCGAGAATGCGGAATCGTCGCTGAACGAAGACTCCGCGGCGGAAGAAACCAAAAAGAGCAAAAGCACGACCACCCGCCGTCGTCGAACGACGCGAAAGAAAGCGGAGGCCGAACCAGAACCAACGGCCGACGACGGCGCGACCGAAACCGACGATTTCGGAGCCGGCATCGAACCGGAACCGAAGACAAAAACTCGCCGAAGACGCACCAAAGCGATGACCACGAAGGCGTCCACCACCAAGACACGGACTCGAAAGTCCGCGAAAACAAAGGCCGAAGAGCCAGAAGCGGACGAGCCCAAAGCTGAAGCGGTAGAAAGCCCACCGGTTGAGCCCGTGGCGTCTGCAAAAGAAGAATCAGCGGAGTTTGTCGAGTCACAATCGGAATCTCGGCAGGACGAAGTTCAATCGTCGAGTGAATCGGACGAGCGTTCCTCGTCAGCCGACACCCGCCCTCCTCGCAATTCCGATGACGAATCTGGTGGCCGTCGGCGACGACGTCGGCGACGACGCCGATCGCGTGACAACGACAATCAAAATTCAGGCGGCTCCCACAACTCTCGTGGAAATCGTGGTCGATCGCGAACCACGCGAACACGGTCCTACGATCAAAGCAACGAGGACATCACCGGGACGATCGAAGGTGTGCTCGAGTTGCACCCCAAGAACTACGGTTTCTTGAGAAGCCCCGAGAAGAACTACTCCGCCCAAGATTCCGACGCTTTCGTATCCAGTTCCTTCATTGACAAGCATGGGCTGCGTGAAGGGGTGTTGATTCGTGGGGAAGTCGGACCTGGCACCAAAGGGCAAGGTCCTCGACTGAAATCGATCGAAACTATCGACGGTCGGACCATCGAAGAGTACCAGAAGATTCGGCATTTCGATGAGCTGACACCGGTCAATCCGTTCGAGCAAATTCGGCTCGAGACTGGACCACGCCCCATCACCATGCGAGTAATGGATTTGCTGACTCCGATTGGGAAAGGTCAGCGTGCCCTGCTGGTGGCTCCACCGCGTTCCGGGAAAACGATGTTGCTCCACGACATCGCCGCCGCCGTGAGCGAGAATCATCCAGAGATGAAGTTGATGGTCCTGCTCATCGACGAGCGTCCGGAAGAAGTGACCGAGATTCGCCGCAGCACCAACGGCGAAGTCATCGCTTCGTCGATGGACCGTGAGGTCGAAAGTCACATTCGAGTCAGCCAATTGTTGATCGAGCGTGCCAAGCGGCTGGCGGAAGCTGGTGGTGAAGTGTTCGTGCTGCTCGATAGCATCACTCGAACCGCTCGGGCCTTCAACAAGTGGGTCGGAAACAGTGGACGGACCGGGACAGGCGGTTTGGATGTCAAAGCGATGGACATTCCGCGAAAGATCTTCGGGACTGCTCGTCGGTTCGAAGAAGGTGGATCGTTGACGATCTTGGCGACCGCTCTGATCGACACCGGTAGCCGAATGGACGACGCGATCTTCCAAGAGTTCAAAGGGACCGGCAACATGGAAGCGATTCTGAGTCGGGATCTTGCGGACCGTCGCATTTGGCCGGCTCTCGACATCGGCAAGTCCGGAACTCGTCGCGAAGAGAAAATCCTCGAACCGGAAACTCTCGACACCGTGACGCTGCTTCGGCGGAGTTTGGTCTCGCTGAATCCCACGGAAGCAATGGAAGAGCTGACACGGAAGCTGGAAATGTTCCCTTCCAACGCCGAGTTCTTACAGAAGATTCGCAACGTGCTGTAG
- a CDS encoding DUF3379 domain-containing protein, producing MHPKTALEQLEAARPGFLDREDPDLAAALSAIEDDPAACKLFEQRQATDRLIGETIRSVPIPEGLRERLHAAVTEKTQVANTPDSPQKPTTRSRRYFRGVAAAVLTFSFVLGFWLIQSQPSQIDLVEVQTGIPFETDSVNALPAFQGDFEPILPSGGWLDERRISFGPSIKGFPVDAASHSIAVREFRFRDPRSSHRSDLRGVLLTIPTDRVSSVPEGHSFMDGAYRSIATRHGLAIRSWQEDGLVYVCFVPISQQDALVRSLEVRPV from the coding sequence ATGCATCCTAAAACCGCACTTGAGCAGTTGGAGGCCGCCCGACCGGGCTTCCTCGATCGGGAGGATCCCGATTTGGCTGCCGCTCTCTCCGCCATTGAAGATGACCCCGCCGCTTGCAAACTATTCGAGCAACGACAAGCAACCGATCGGCTCATCGGAGAAACAATCCGATCGGTCCCAATTCCTGAGGGGCTTCGCGAGCGACTCCATGCCGCCGTAACGGAGAAAACTCAGGTCGCGAATACTCCAGACTCGCCTCAGAAGCCCACGACAAGATCGCGTCGCTACTTTCGCGGTGTGGCCGCTGCCGTGTTGACCTTCTCGTTCGTCTTGGGTTTTTGGCTCATTCAGTCGCAACCGTCACAAATTGACTTGGTGGAAGTCCAAACTGGCATTCCATTTGAGACAGATTCCGTTAACGCCCTGCCGGCGTTCCAAGGGGACTTCGAACCGATTTTGCCTTCGGGTGGTTGGCTCGACGAACGTCGTATTTCCTTCGGCCCGTCGATCAAAGGTTTCCCGGTCGATGCGGCCTCGCACTCGATCGCCGTCCGAGAATTTCGATTCCGGGATCCACGAAGTTCCCATCGATCTGATTTACGGGGCGTGCTCTTAACGATTCCGACCGATCGGGTTAGCTCCGTGCCTGAAGGGCATTCTTTCATGGATGGCGCTTATCGTTCCATCGCCACCCGACATGGGTTGGCCATCCGAAGTTGGCAAGAAGACGGTCTTGTTTACGTCTGCTTCGTGCCGATCTCACAGCAAGATGCTCTTGTTCGCTCGCTGGAAGTCCGCCCCGTCTGA
- a CDS encoding CNNM domain-containing protein: MIFSLLSIPDSLQLIIALVIFGVGLRLSAFFSGSETGFYRLSYLRISLDARTGEPASRRLLQFMQAPSTFVSTALVGNNVANYVTTLAIGMISLSLFPNQAGSMELVATLMLTPVVFIFGELLPKNLYFRAPMHFLKRDSWKLQACYYALLPVSLPLMMVARLFERFGEAEDVRTGRVLSRNRLTQAVTEGHRQGLLTELQNKLVHGLLTIADEPVQQVATAPAMVIGCAADASRAEMLKTAQQFALPAIPVHRVGDPNAWHAYVRTVDLMVTQRSVKDLLREMPRLPAKQKKLEALLQLRRLGEDLGVLVDENDQVTGLIRQRGLMEHLLRDHHPATRKIMDD; this comes from the coding sequence ATGATATTCTCACTCTTGTCAATTCCCGATAGCTTGCAGTTGATCATCGCTTTGGTGATTTTCGGGGTCGGCTTGCGGTTGTCGGCTTTCTTTAGTGGATCAGAAACCGGCTTCTATCGGCTCAGCTATTTGCGGATCAGCTTGGACGCGAGAACCGGCGAACCGGCGTCGCGACGACTGCTGCAGTTCATGCAGGCACCGAGCACATTCGTTTCTACCGCACTTGTCGGCAACAATGTGGCCAATTATGTGACCACACTGGCGATCGGGATGATCTCCTTGAGTCTGTTCCCCAACCAAGCCGGATCGATGGAACTCGTCGCGACGCTCATGTTGACCCCCGTCGTGTTCATCTTTGGAGAGTTGCTGCCCAAGAATCTCTACTTCCGTGCCCCGATGCACTTCCTCAAACGCGACTCCTGGAAGCTGCAAGCTTGTTACTATGCTCTGCTTCCCGTCAGTTTGCCTTTGATGATGGTGGCTCGCCTGTTCGAGCGGTTCGGAGAAGCGGAAGATGTCCGTACGGGGCGTGTGCTGAGTCGAAATCGACTTACGCAAGCGGTCACGGAAGGGCACCGACAAGGCTTGCTGACAGAGCTTCAGAACAAGCTAGTGCACGGGCTGCTGACCATCGCCGATGAGCCGGTTCAACAGGTCGCCACCGCTCCGGCAATGGTCATCGGATGTGCTGCGGATGCCTCCCGTGCGGAGATGCTCAAGACTGCTCAGCAGTTTGCCTTGCCAGCGATCCCGGTCCACCGGGTCGGCGATCCCAATGCTTGGCATGCCTATGTGCGAACCGTTGATCTGATGGTCACACAGCGTTCCGTCAAAGATCTTTTGCGGGAAATGCCGCGTCTTCCAGCGAAACAAAAGAAGCTGGAAGCACTGCTCCAACTTCGGCGACTGGGGGAAGACTTGGGCGTGTTGGTCGATGAAAACGATCAGGTGACAGGACTCATCCGACAACGAGGCCTGATGGAACATCTCCTCCGTGACCATCACCCCGCGACTCGCAAAATCATGGACGATTGA
- a CDS encoding ABC transporter permease, protein MLAGPIFAREALTTPRQFRHFLVRAGYIAALFLLMFTAGQVTFGWKQTRTVGDLARFGALVFQVFSLVQLSLVLFFALLFVANNVSQEKDRRTMILLLMTDMRDHELVLGKLSASLLNVLIMLGISIPAFVLLHVLGGVMLSQIFWAIGICTAAAIAAGSWGALVAFWREKTFQTLAISMLGLVLFIGVVEGLLLVMGSDSGVGRAIAQLNPYRSLFSVLSPLQGHVSLAPPSVSGLSSVLALLALAVGLNAVTIWRLRIWNPSRFIFFQANADADDATEQRAKSREVRGNPVYWREVGTRAYGRKVFAIKLAYLVLAGFVCYAISGAVTPAIDDGPQFLGMLSTPGFALLALTILGLILINAQTVTSMTSERDMKTLELLLVTDITAKEFIFGKLLGSLWNTKELILVPTAMILWFATAGLVSWENFLYLEIGLFTLILFAASLGLHAGLSFERSRSAVANSLGTIFFLFIGIFVFMILLVEASSSFFLQFQSFVVFIGVGSIALYASLRHKIPSGALTLSAGILPFFTFYAITSYLLGGSLGVCLTILAAYGFPTIAMLVPAISEFDMALGRTTHDR, encoded by the coding sequence GTGCTTGCCGGTCCGATTTTTGCGAGAGAAGCCCTAACGACGCCACGCCAGTTTCGGCATTTCCTGGTGCGGGCGGGGTACATCGCGGCGTTGTTCCTGCTGATGTTCACGGCGGGGCAGGTCACGTTCGGTTGGAAACAAACCCGAACCGTCGGTGATCTCGCGCGTTTCGGTGCGTTGGTATTCCAAGTATTTTCGCTGGTTCAATTGTCGCTCGTATTGTTCTTCGCCTTGCTGTTCGTCGCGAACAATGTCAGTCAGGAAAAGGATCGTCGCACGATGATTCTGCTATTGATGACCGACATGCGCGACCACGAACTCGTCCTCGGAAAACTGAGCGCGAGCCTACTTAACGTGTTGATCATGTTAGGGATATCGATTCCCGCCTTCGTGCTGCTACACGTGTTAGGTGGGGTGATGCTCAGCCAGATATTTTGGGCCATCGGCATCTGCACAGCCGCAGCAATTGCAGCGGGAAGTTGGGGAGCATTGGTGGCTTTTTGGCGAGAGAAGACGTTCCAAACACTCGCAATCAGCATGCTCGGATTGGTGCTGTTTATCGGTGTCGTGGAAGGACTCTTGCTCGTCATGGGGTCGGACTCCGGCGTCGGTCGTGCGATTGCTCAACTGAATCCGTATCGGTCCTTGTTTTCGGTCCTTAGTCCGTTGCAAGGTCATGTTAGTTTGGCACCGCCGAGTGTCTCGGGCTTGTCCTCGGTGTTGGCGTTGCTCGCCTTGGCGGTTGGCTTGAATGCGGTCACGATTTGGCGACTCCGAATTTGGAATCCGTCGCGGTTCATCTTCTTTCAAGCCAACGCGGATGCCGACGATGCCACCGAACAACGGGCTAAATCTCGCGAAGTTAGAGGCAATCCGGTTTATTGGCGGGAGGTTGGCACCCGGGCGTATGGACGCAAGGTGTTCGCGATCAAACTCGCGTATCTCGTATTGGCTGGGTTTGTGTGTTACGCGATCTCCGGAGCCGTAACACCGGCAATTGATGACGGTCCGCAATTTCTGGGAATGCTCTCAACGCCTGGTTTCGCATTGCTTGCGTTAACGATTCTTGGACTGATCTTGATCAACGCTCAAACCGTGACCTCGATGACCAGCGAACGCGATATGAAGACGCTGGAGTTGCTATTGGTCACTGATATCACCGCCAAGGAGTTCATCTTTGGCAAGCTGTTGGGTTCGCTGTGGAATACGAAAGAACTAATTCTGGTCCCCACCGCGATGATACTCTGGTTCGCCACCGCAGGGTTGGTGAGTTGGGAAAACTTCCTGTATCTGGAAATCGGGTTGTTCACTTTGATTTTGTTCGCAGCGTCGCTCGGACTTCATGCGGGGTTGAGCTTCGAACGGTCTCGTTCCGCCGTCGCCAACAGTCTGGGCACCATATTCTTTCTGTTTATTGGAATCTTCGTCTTTATGATTTTGCTTGTGGAAGCGAGTAGTTCGTTCTTCCTCCAATTCCAAAGTTTCGTGGTCTTCATCGGTGTGGGAAGTATCGCGTTGTATGCATCGTTGCGGCACAAAATCCCGTCCGGTGCGTTAACCCTCTCTGCGGGGATTTTGCCGTTCTTTACGTTTTATGCGATCACTTCGTATTTGCTCGGCGGTTCTTTGGGAGTTTGCTTGACGATTCTCGCCGCCTACGGATTTCCCACGATCGCGATGCTTGTTCCTGCCATCAGTGAGTTCGACATGGCACTCGGACGCACAACGCACGATCGCTAA
- a CDS encoding anthranilate synthase component II codes for MILLIDNFDSFVYNLARYFEELHCQTVVRRNDVSVDEVMSLAPTAIVLSPGPCSPAEAGVSVELVQRLGSRVPILGVCLGHQAIAAAFGGHIVRAPRPVHGQTSPVHHDAQGLFHDLPEPLEATRYHSLIVDESTLPPELEITARTPENIPMALRHRDRPVMGVQFHPESILTDSGHRLLWNFLQLSGIDTPYDCPAEWIPSPRDTNLPSYDGPIHW; via the coding sequence ATGATTCTTCTGATCGACAATTTCGACAGCTTCGTTTACAACTTAGCGCGCTACTTCGAGGAGTTGCACTGCCAAACCGTCGTCCGGCGAAACGATGTCTCTGTGGATGAGGTGATGTCCCTCGCACCGACGGCCATTGTGTTGTCACCGGGACCGTGTAGTCCTGCTGAAGCTGGCGTGAGTGTGGAGTTGGTGCAGCGTCTCGGTTCTCGCGTGCCCATTCTCGGCGTGTGCTTAGGACATCAAGCAATTGCCGCCGCGTTTGGAGGACATATTGTCCGTGCTCCTCGGCCGGTACACGGACAGACCAGTCCCGTTCATCATGACGCCCAAGGACTCTTTCACGATCTTCCGGAACCCTTGGAAGCCACGCGGTATCACTCTTTGATCGTGGATGAATCAACGCTTCCCCCAGAGTTGGAGATCACCGCACGAACGCCGGAGAACATCCCGATGGCGCTGCGTCATCGGGATCGGCCGGTGATGGGGGTGCAGTTCCATCCCGAGTCTATTCTCACCGACTCTGGGCACCGCCTGCTCTGGAATTTCTTGCAATTGAGCGGCATCGACACTCCATACGATTGCCCAGCGGAATGGATTCCGTCACCACGCGACACAAACTTGCCGTCCTACGACGGCCCGATTCATTGGTGA
- a CDS encoding vWA domain-containing protein, translating into MALQYETDMTIVLDRSGSMGSVINETIEGYNRMLRRQRELPDRCRLTLIQFDDRTESVYVAKDLKEAAELDFETYQPRGATALLDAIGTSIRLASTRLLAIPEDERPRHVVFVILTDGLENASSEFDRKLVFDMIRHQRRQNRWQFVFLGANQDAIAEARGIGIPAHAARGFESENGGSLEIWETVCKGLQSLRTSQTREVPFFSAPDTPARPQKTTDPSSS; encoded by the coding sequence ATGGCGTTGCAATATGAGACTGACATGACGATCGTTCTCGATCGTTCCGGGTCTATGGGCAGCGTCATCAACGAAACCATCGAGGGTTACAACCGGATGTTGCGGCGGCAACGAGAACTGCCGGACCGCTGCCGACTCACGTTGATCCAGTTCGACGACCGAACCGAATCCGTTTACGTCGCGAAAGATCTCAAGGAAGCAGCGGAGCTAGACTTCGAGACCTACCAACCTCGCGGAGCCACCGCACTTCTGGACGCAATCGGCACCAGCATTCGCTTGGCGTCCACACGGTTACTTGCCATTCCCGAAGACGAACGTCCAAGGCATGTCGTGTTCGTGATTTTGACCGACGGACTTGAAAATGCGAGTTCGGAATTTGATCGCAAACTCGTGTTCGACATGATCCGACATCAACGTCGGCAAAACCGATGGCAATTCGTCTTCTTGGGAGCCAATCAGGACGCGATCGCGGAAGCACGTGGCATTGGAATCCCGGCTCATGCGGCGAGAGGTTTTGAAAGCGAAAATGGTGGGTCGCTGGAAATCTGGGAAACCGTCTGCAAAGGACTTCAGTCGCTGAGGACCAGTCAAACTCGCGAAGTTCCGTTTTTTTCCGCTCCCGACACGCCGGCTCGTCCTCAGAAGACCACCGACCCATCTTCTTCGTAA
- a CDS encoding thioredoxin domain-containing protein: protein MRIGHLFHWIVLVGGVLAASGASVIAAGPGWVNDFRQAQAIGQKLNRPVLVHFHAAWCGPCRRMEREVLRSGELARELKNRFVGVKVDADRHPELLKQYGIRSLPADLLLSPDGKVISLDFGYQPKSEYLARMNRVAAKFVSKSHEDRQPPKPAEIAVKPKTFQLGLEGYCPVSLSNWREWRRGQKKFEVEHQGVTYRCASAAEKKSFEANPEQFVPQLLGCDPVVLYRTDRAITGTTKYGAYFDGSLYLFTTEETRTEFKQHPIRYTRTRHVLRVDQLETTVTR, encoded by the coding sequence ATGCGAATTGGGCATCTTTTCCACTGGATCGTTTTGGTCGGCGGTGTGCTGGCGGCCTCTGGGGCGTCGGTAATCGCGGCTGGACCGGGCTGGGTCAATGACTTTCGCCAAGCACAGGCGATTGGGCAGAAACTCAATCGGCCTGTACTCGTGCATTTTCATGCCGCTTGGTGCGGGCCGTGTCGACGAATGGAACGCGAAGTTCTTCGTTCTGGCGAACTGGCTCGGGAATTGAAGAACCGGTTTGTCGGTGTCAAAGTCGACGCAGACCGACACCCAGAATTACTCAAACAGTATGGCATCCGCTCGCTGCCAGCTGATCTGTTGCTATCTCCCGATGGGAAAGTCATTTCGCTGGATTTCGGATATCAGCCGAAGTCTGAGTATCTCGCGCGAATGAATCGCGTCGCCGCAAAATTCGTGAGCAAATCCCACGAAGATCGCCAACCACCCAAGCCGGCGGAAATTGCAGTGAAGCCGAAGACCTTCCAACTGGGATTGGAAGGCTACTGCCCGGTTTCCCTGTCGAATTGGCGGGAGTGGCGACGCGGACAGAAAAAATTTGAAGTCGAACACCAAGGGGTCACGTATCGCTGTGCAAGCGCGGCGGAAAAGAAATCCTTCGAGGCCAATCCCGAACAATTTGTGCCCCAGCTACTTGGTTGCGATCCGGTCGTTCTCTATCGCACCGATCGGGCGATCACCGGCACAACGAAATACGGTGCATACTTCGACGGTTCGCTATATCTCTTCACCACCGAGGAAACTCGAACCGAGTTCAAGCAACACCCGATCCGTTACACGCGAACACGACATGTCTTGCGAGTGGATCAGCTGGAAACCACTGTCACACGCTGA
- a CDS encoding RNA polymerase sigma factor, protein MDDQTIEPISLASLIDDHYQVLYRYAYRLSGSQTDAEDLTQQTYLLAQENLDQLRDPTAARSWLFTILRNAYLKSKRSQRHTKTVSLERVGEPEEETNPPKTIDEKSLQNVIDELPDEFRIPLILFYFEEFSYKEIASQLDLPAGTVMSRLSRGKEHLRKKLQPVAVEVASSPGNIIEN, encoded by the coding sequence ATGGACGACCAGACGATCGAGCCAATCAGTTTGGCGAGTTTGATCGACGATCACTACCAAGTCTTGTATCGGTATGCGTACCGTTTGTCCGGTTCGCAAACGGATGCCGAGGATCTTACCCAACAAACGTACTTGTTGGCTCAGGAGAATTTGGACCAATTGCGTGACCCAACGGCCGCCCGCAGTTGGTTGTTCACAATTTTGCGGAATGCGTACCTGAAGTCGAAGCGGTCTCAACGACATACGAAGACGGTTTCACTGGAACGTGTTGGCGAACCGGAAGAAGAGACAAATCCGCCGAAAACCATCGATGAAAAGAGTTTACAGAATGTAATCGACGAGCTTCCCGACGAATTTCGCATTCCGCTCATCTTGTTCTACTTTGAAGAATTCAGCTACAAAGAGATTGCAAGCCAGTTGGATTTGCCGGCGGGAACCGTAATGAGTCGGCTTTCACGAGGCAAAGAACATCTCCGGAAGAAGTTGCAACCCGTTGCAGTTGAAGTTGCTTCGTCACCCGGGAACATTATTGAGAATTGA
- a CDS encoding CNNM domain-containing protein, whose translation MFHEFLESMQLWSHWLIVMGGLVIGSGFFSSSETALFFLSQDELRRFRVGKAPERIAASLMREPDRLLTAVLFWNLVINLLYFAVTVIVSHKLADAGQSAAAAGFGLFSLFFIILIGEVLPKSFAVVFRKFLARTVSLPLSVAVRILDPIIPHLARLTRIARRTFWPGLVREPHLAAEDLERLIEVAKQSAEVVEHERHVLQNILDLSVISVEEAMRPRGTYVTMSPPVNLADLGGEVPPGEIIALVPEGSDEIYAAVSMNQVPFSQQTNLERIADVVQPVPWCSTLTYALTEMKANWTNVLSVVNEYGETIGIVLKDDILDGMLAAQPSRARRLLQREPVVEVKPGEFHVDGVTTLRYLCLRLGLEYEPTPDGLITLAGLMYELLEHIPVVGDECDWRGYHLKVTDVPQHGWIRVLVRRMESESL comes from the coding sequence ATGTTTCACGAATTCTTGGAATCTATGCAACTTTGGTCGCATTGGTTGATCGTGATGGGCGGGTTGGTGATCGGGTCCGGTTTCTTCTCCTCGAGTGAAACCGCGTTGTTCTTTCTCTCGCAGGACGAGCTTCGGCGATTTCGTGTTGGCAAAGCACCAGAGCGAATCGCGGCGAGTCTGATGCGAGAGCCCGATCGCTTGCTGACGGCGGTTCTCTTTTGGAACCTGGTCATCAACCTATTGTACTTCGCGGTGACAGTGATTGTGTCGCACAAGCTCGCCGATGCCGGTCAGAGTGCCGCCGCTGCCGGTTTCGGGTTGTTCAGCCTGTTCTTCATCATCCTGATCGGCGAAGTGTTGCCGAAGAGTTTCGCGGTCGTCTTCCGAAAGTTTCTTGCTCGCACGGTTAGCCTACCGCTCAGTGTCGCCGTGAGAATTCTCGACCCGATCATTCCGCATCTTGCTCGGCTCACACGGATTGCCCGTCGAACGTTCTGGCCGGGTTTGGTTCGCGAACCCCATTTGGCCGCCGAGGATTTGGAACGCCTGATCGAAGTCGCTAAGCAAAGTGCCGAAGTGGTCGAACATGAACGGCATGTGTTGCAAAACATATTAGACCTTTCGGTGATTTCAGTGGAGGAAGCGATGCGGCCTCGTGGCACATATGTGACGATGTCGCCACCCGTGAATCTGGCCGACTTGGGCGGCGAAGTTCCCCCCGGGGAAATCATCGCGCTCGTTCCGGAAGGCAGCGACGAAATCTACGCCGCGGTTTCAATGAATCAGGTCCCATTCTCGCAGCAGACGAACTTGGAACGGATTGCCGACGTCGTGCAACCCGTGCCATGGTGTTCCACGCTGACGTACGCCTTGACGGAGATGAAAGCCAATTGGACCAACGTGCTGTCCGTTGTGAACGAATATGGTGAAACGATCGGGATTGTGCTGAAAGATGACATCCTCGACGGCATGCTCGCTGCTCAGCCCAGTCGTGCCCGACGATTGTTGCAGCGGGAACCGGTTGTTGAGGTGAAACCGGGTGAGTTTCATGTCGATGGCGTGACGACGTTACGGTATCTCTGTTTGCGACTTGGCTTGGAATACGAACCCACGCCGGACGGATTGATCACATTGGCCGGACTAATGTATGAATTGCTCGAACATATTCCCGTCGTCGGTGACGAATGCGATTGGCGGGGCTACCACCTGAAGGTGACTGACGTTCCGCAACACGGTTGGATTCGCGTGCTCGTCCGACGAATGGAGTCAGAGTCACTTTGA